One segment of Gemmatimonadota bacterium DNA contains the following:
- a CDS encoding Ppx/GppA family phosphatase: protein MTVVALPERRERLAAIDVGSNSVRLLVAEYGPESGITVIDEVKEQPRLAAGVAQTGRLDDLAMARAIEALRLMVGVAERRGVSRTAAVATAAVREATNGEAFIRRVKEEVGLELRIIDADTEAALSYRSVAHHFPLEGGRTVVADIGGGSLELIGAVDGLIEHSLSLPFGAVRLTELHLSGAPDPRAAVKRLREYLRRQFRRKLPIRDWAAPTLIGSGGSFTNLGRMAAARRGLSAADPVHGASVTIAEVEHLLDWLTAMSPDKRAQVDGLSPHRADIILAGLAVTAEVLERIEAREVKVSAFGLREGLLLEMAGAAVAPAAVEPLRLIREFAERCHVDRRHAEHVRVLALNLFDLLSDKLDAAPEERGLLEAAALLHDVGQLVSYRKHQKHSYQLIIHADRLPFSPRERQLVALISRYHRRRGPRKQHAVFGVLPKPDQQLVRRLAGMLRVAEGLDRGHTAIVEKLALEFCPTRLTIKAVPRYAGADLALECWGAEEQADVLARVMAREVKVEPAV, encoded by the coding sequence ATGACCGTCGTCGCCCTCCCCGAGCGCCGCGAGCGCCTGGCCGCCATCGACGTCGGCTCCAACTCGGTGCGCCTGCTGGTGGCCGAGTACGGCCCCGAGTCCGGCATCACGGTGATCGACGAAGTGAAGGAGCAGCCCCGTCTGGCCGCGGGGGTGGCGCAGACCGGCCGCCTCGACGACCTGGCCATGGCGCGGGCGATCGAGGCGCTGCGCCTGATGGTCGGCGTCGCGGAGCGCCGCGGCGTGAGCCGCACGGCGGCGGTGGCCACCGCGGCGGTCCGGGAGGCCACCAACGGCGAGGCGTTCATCCGCCGGGTCAAGGAGGAGGTCGGCCTCGAGCTCCGCATCATCGACGCGGACACCGAGGCCGCGCTCTCCTACCGGTCGGTGGCGCATCACTTCCCGCTCGAGGGCGGACGCACCGTGGTGGCCGACATCGGCGGCGGGAGCCTGGAGCTGATCGGCGCGGTGGACGGCCTGATCGAGCACAGCCTGTCACTCCCCTTCGGGGCGGTCCGGCTCACCGAACTGCATCTCTCCGGGGCCCCCGATCCGCGCGCGGCGGTCAAGCGCCTGCGGGAGTACCTGCGGCGGCAGTTCCGCCGCAAGCTGCCGATCCGGGACTGGGCCGCCCCGACCCTCATCGGCTCGGGCGGCTCGTTCACCAACCTGGGCCGCATGGCCGCCGCGCGCCGCGGGCTCTCCGCCGCCGACCCGGTGCATGGGGCCAGCGTGACGATCGCCGAGGTGGAGCACCTGCTCGACTGGCTCACCGCGATGAGCCCTGACAAGCGCGCCCAGGTGGACGGCCTCTCCCCCCATCGCGCGGACATCATCCTGGCCGGGCTCGCCGTGACCGCCGAGGTGCTGGAACGGATCGAGGCGCGCGAGGTGAAGGTGAGCGCCTTCGGCCTGCGGGAGGGGCTGCTGCTCGAGATGGCGGGCGCCGCCGTCGCGCCGGCGGCGGTGGAGCCGCTCCGCCTCATCCGCGAGTTCGCCGAGCGCTGCCACGTGGACCGGCGGCACGCGGAGCATGTCCGGGTGCTGGCGCTCAATCTCTTCGACCTGCTGTCGGACAAGCTCGACGCCGCCCCCGAGGAGCGGGGCCTGCTCGAGGCGGCCGCGCTGCTGCACGACGTCGGCCAGCTGGTGAGCTACCGGAAGCATCAAAAGCACAGCTACCAGCTCATCATCCACGCCGACCGCCTGCCCTTCTCCCCCCGGGAGCGCCAGCTGGTGGCGCTCATCAGCCGCTACCACCGGCGCCGGGGGCCCCGCAAGCAGCACGCGGTGTTCGGGGTGCTGCCCAAGCCGGACCAGCAGCTGGTGCGGCGGCTCGCGGGGATGCTGCGGGTGGCGGAGGGGCTCGACCGCGGGCACACGGCGATCGTCGAGAAGCTGGCGCTGGAGTTCTGCCCCACCCGCCTCACCATCAAGGCGGTGCCCCGGTATGCCGGCGCCGACCTCGCGCTGGAGTGCTGGGGGGCGGAGGAGCAGGCCGATGTGCTGGCGCGCGTGATGGCGCGCGAGGTGAAGGTGGAACCGGCCGTCTAG
- the deoC gene encoding deoxyribose-phosphate aldolase, giving the protein MPAPWLLPHLAAPLAALVDHTLLKPEATAEEIARLCDEAVRLRFGAICVHGQWVGEAVARLRGSPVAVVAVVGFPLGANGLVAKAAETRLVVADGATEVDMVLPLGSVKGGRWEEVCDEVTAVVDAARGRPVKAIVESAALTPRELELACRAAVEAGALYVKTSTGFHPAGGATVEAVQLIRRVVGDRAGVKASGGVRTVDDALRMLRAGASRLGTSAAAGWPAVGAGRPLGDLLAADAGHAGASAAGG; this is encoded by the coding sequence ATGCCCGCTCCCTGGCTGCTGCCGCACCTCGCCGCCCCGCTCGCCGCCCTGGTGGATCACACCCTGCTCAAGCCCGAGGCCACGGCGGAGGAGATCGCCCGGCTGTGCGACGAGGCCGTCCGGCTCCGCTTCGGTGCCATCTGCGTGCACGGCCAGTGGGTGGGCGAGGCCGTGGCCCGGCTGCGAGGGAGCCCGGTGGCGGTGGTGGCGGTGGTGGGCTTCCCCCTCGGCGCCAACGGCCTGGTGGCCAAGGCGGCCGAGACCCGCCTGGTGGTGGCCGACGGGGCCACCGAGGTGGATATGGTCCTCCCGCTGGGGTCGGTGAAAGGGGGGCGCTGGGAGGAGGTTTGCGACGAGGTCACCGCGGTCGTCGACGCCGCCCGGGGCCGGCCGGTGAAGGCGATCGTGGAGTCCGCGGCCCTCACGCCGCGGGAGCTGGAACTCGCCTGCCGCGCCGCCGTCGAGGCGGGAGCGCTGTACGTGAAGACCTCGACCGGCTTCCACCCGGCGGGCGGCGCCACCGTCGAGGCGGTGCAGCTGATACGGCGGGTCGTGGGGGACCGGGCCGGGGTGAAGGCCTCGGGGGGCGTCCGGACCGTCGACGACGCGCTGCGGATGCTCCGCGCGGGCGCCAGCCGGCTCGGCACCTCCGCGGCGGCGGGATGGCCGGCCGTGGGGGCGGGGCGGCCCCTGGGTGACCTGCTCGCGGCGGACGCCGGTCATGCCGGCGCGTCCGCCGCGGGGGGCTAG
- a CDS encoding rhomboid family intramembrane serine protease gives MLPIRDENPTLRTPVITYALIGLNVGVWVLVQGMGSEPLLTRSICAYGLIPADLLGHLGASVPAAGGICPAEYTGGVLVPLSSMFLHGSWMHLIGNMWFLHVFGNNVEDVMGRGRFLLFYLLAGLAAAGAQTAAGPGSLIPMVGASGAIGGVMGAYVALYPRAGVVTFVFLGIFARMMVIPAYVMLGYWFLLQLLSGTVAPTEGGGVAFWAHVGGFLGGLLLTPLFRDPDLLAAHRSVHGLR, from the coding sequence ATGCTGCCGATCCGCGATGAGAACCCGACGCTCCGTACGCCGGTCATCACCTACGCCCTGATCGGGCTGAACGTTGGCGTGTGGGTGCTGGTGCAGGGGATGGGATCGGAGCCGCTGCTCACCCGGTCCATCTGCGCCTACGGGCTCATCCCCGCCGACCTGCTGGGGCATCTCGGGGCCAGCGTCCCGGCCGCCGGGGGGATCTGCCCCGCGGAGTACACCGGCGGGGTTCTGGTGCCGCTCAGCTCGATGTTCCTGCACGGCAGCTGGATGCACCTGATCGGGAACATGTGGTTCCTCCACGTCTTCGGGAACAACGTCGAGGATGTCATGGGGCGGGGGCGCTTCCTGCTGTTCTACCTGCTCGCCGGGCTCGCCGCGGCGGGGGCGCAGACGGCTGCGGGCCCCGGGTCCCTGATCCCGATGGTGGGCGCGTCGGGCGCCATCGGTGGAGTGATGGGCGCCTACGTGGCGCTCTACCCCCGGGCCGGCGTGGTGACGTTCGTCTTTCTCGGCATCTTCGCCCGGATGATGGTGATCCCCGCCTACGTGATGCTCGGGTACTGGTTCCTGCTGCAGCTGCTGAGCGGCACCGTGGCGCCCACCGAGGGCGGCGGTGTCGCCTTCTGGGCCCACGTGGGGGGCTTCCTCGGCGGCTTGCTGCTCACCCCGCTGTTCCGTGACCCCGACCTGCTCGCCGCCCACCGCTCCGTGCACGGACTTCGCTGA
- a CDS encoding tetratricopeptide repeat protein — translation MPDIGVLHPQIVHFVVALGIVGVLFRIVSLSGALAWTKPAATVLLLVAAVAALAAAKSGEEAHGPAERIPGAREAVHEHEEAGEWARNVFLLIGLLEVAGVALRQKPAGKWLLVASGVAGLAGIGALYRAGEAGGELVYSYAGGVGTRSGEAADVQRLLTAGLYHQAAAAREAGRPEEAARLTEELARQHPEDAGIRLLVIESQFQDRKDFAGALAALDQVPVPAEDPRLAVRLGLMRSDIYVAAGHPDSARATLTALAQQFPDSRWIKDALDRIK, via the coding sequence ATGCCAGACATCGGCGTCCTGCATCCCCAGATCGTGCACTTCGTGGTGGCCCTCGGCATCGTGGGCGTCTTGTTCCGCATCGTCTCGCTGAGCGGCGCGCTGGCGTGGACCAAGCCGGCGGCCACCGTCCTGCTGCTCGTGGCCGCCGTCGCGGCGCTCGCCGCGGCCAAGTCGGGCGAGGAAGCGCACGGACCCGCCGAGCGAATCCCCGGCGCCCGTGAGGCGGTGCATGAGCACGAGGAGGCGGGCGAGTGGGCCCGCAACGTCTTCCTGCTGATCGGGCTGCTGGAGGTGGCTGGCGTGGCGCTGCGGCAGAAGCCGGCGGGCAAGTGGCTCCTGGTGGCGTCGGGCGTGGCGGGCCTCGCGGGCATCGGTGCCCTGTACCGGGCCGGTGAAGCGGGCGGTGAACTGGTGTACAGCTACGCGGGGGGCGTGGGCACCCGGTCCGGTGAAGCGGCGGACGTGCAGCGGCTGCTGACGGCCGGCCTGTACCACCAGGCGGCGGCGGCCCGGGAAGCCGGCCGGCCCGAGGAGGCGGCGCGCCTGACGGAGGAGCTCGCCCGGCAGCACCCGGAGGATGCCGGCATCCGCCTGCTGGTCATCGAGTCGCAGTTCCAGGACCGGAAGGACTTCGCCGGCGCCCTCGCCGCCCTGGACCAGGTTCCGGTGCCGGCCGAGGATCCACGGCTGGCCGTCCGGCTGGGCCTGATGCGCTCGGACATCTACGTGGCCGCCGGGCACCCCGACTCGGCACGGGCCACGCTGACCGCACTGGCCCAGCAGTTCCCCGACAGCCGGTGGATCAAGGACGCGCTGGACCGGATCAAGTAG
- the dnaK gene encoding molecular chaperone DnaK yields the protein MGSKIIGIDLGTTNSVVAVMEGGDPVVIPNAEGGRTTPSVVAFTKDGERLVGQVAKRQAVTNPKQTIFSIKRFMGRKISEVTEESRRVPYKIDTGPNGLASVEIAGKKYTPPEISAMILQKMKQTAEDYLGHKVEKAVITVPAYFNDSQRQATKDAGKIAGLEVLRIINEPTAAALAYGLDKKKEEKVAVFDLGGGTYDISVLELAEGVFEVKSTNGDTHLGGDDFDQRLIDWLVAEFKKDQGIDLSKDAMALQRLKEAAEKAKMELSSTQQTDINLPFITADQSGPKHLNVQLTRAKFEQLVDDLIQRTLPPMQQALKDAGLDPKDIDEVILVGGSTRIPKIQEIVKTFFGKEPNKSVNPDEVVAIGAAIQGGVLGGEVKDVLLLDVTPLSLGIETLGGVTTVLIQRNTTIPTKKSEVFSTAEDNQTTVEIHVLQGERQMAIDNRTIGKFQLTGIPPAPRGMPQVEVTFDIDANGILHVSAKDKATGKEQKIRIEASSGLSDAEIEKMVKGAEAHAADDKKRRDQIEARNQLDALVYKVEKDSKEWVERLAADAKGRLDNAVEGAKGALKTGDPELIQKALDELNGAYSAAGASLYQAAQSAQSAGGSTGEAGAAGATEKPKDDVVEADYEIVDDTKKS from the coding sequence ATGGGCTCCAAAATCATTGGCATCGACCTCGGCACGACCAACTCGGTGGTGGCGGTCATGGAGGGCGGCGACCCGGTCGTCATCCCCAACGCCGAGGGCGGGCGGACCACCCCCTCGGTGGTGGCGTTCACCAAGGACGGGGAGCGGTTGGTGGGCCAGGTGGCCAAGCGCCAGGCGGTCACCAACCCGAAGCAGACCATCTTTTCCATCAAGCGGTTCATGGGCCGGAAGATCTCCGAGGTGACGGAGGAGTCCCGGCGCGTGCCGTACAAGATCGACACCGGCCCCAACGGGCTGGCGTCGGTGGAGATCGCGGGCAAGAAGTACACGCCGCCCGAGATCTCGGCGATGATCCTCCAGAAGATGAAGCAGACGGCCGAGGACTACCTGGGCCACAAGGTCGAGAAGGCGGTGATCACCGTCCCGGCCTACTTCAACGACTCGCAGCGTCAGGCCACCAAGGACGCGGGCAAGATCGCGGGCCTCGAGGTGCTGCGGATCATCAACGAGCCGACGGCGGCGGCGCTGGCGTATGGGCTCGACAAGAAGAAGGAAGAGAAGGTCGCGGTGTTCGACCTCGGCGGCGGCACCTACGACATCTCGGTGCTGGAGCTGGCCGAGGGCGTCTTCGAGGTGAAGAGCACCAACGGCGACACCCACCTGGGCGGCGACGACTTCGACCAGCGGCTGATCGACTGGCTGGTGGCCGAGTTCAAGAAGGACCAGGGCATCGACCTCTCCAAGGATGCCATGGCGCTGCAGCGCCTCAAGGAAGCGGCCGAGAAGGCCAAGATGGAGCTGTCGAGCACCCAGCAGACCGACATCAACCTGCCGTTCATCACGGCGGACCAGTCGGGCCCCAAGCACCTCAACGTGCAGCTCACCCGGGCCAAGTTCGAGCAGCTGGTGGACGACCTGATCCAGCGCACCCTGCCGCCGATGCAGCAGGCGCTCAAGGACGCGGGCCTCGACCCGAAGGACATCGACGAAGTGATCCTGGTGGGCGGCTCGACCCGGATCCCGAAGATCCAGGAGATCGTGAAGACGTTCTTCGGCAAGGAGCCGAACAAGTCGGTGAACCCCGACGAGGTGGTGGCGATCGGCGCGGCCATCCAGGGCGGCGTGCTGGGTGGCGAGGTGAAGGACGTGCTGCTGCTCGACGTGACCCCGCTGTCGCTCGGCATCGAGACGCTGGGCGGGGTGACCACGGTGCTGATCCAGCGGAATACGACGATCCCGACCAAGAAGTCGGAGGTCTTCTCCACCGCCGAGGACAACCAGACCACGGTCGAGATCCACGTGCTGCAGGGCGAGCGCCAGATGGCCATCGACAACCGGACCATCGGCAAGTTCCAGCTCACCGGGATCCCGCCGGCCCCGCGCGGGATGCCGCAGGTCGAGGTGACCTTCGACATCGACGCCAACGGCATCCTGCACGTCTCGGCCAAGGACAAGGCCACGGGCAAGGAGCAGAAGATCCGGATCGAGGCCTCCAGCGGGCTGTCGGACGCCGAGATCGAGAAGATGGTGAAGGGCGCCGAGGCCCACGCCGCGGATGACAAGAAGCGGCGCGACCAGATCGAGGCCCGCAACCAGCTGGACGCGCTGGTGTACAAGGTGGAGAAGGACAGCAAGGAGTGGGTGGAGCGGCTGGCGGCCGACGCCAAGGGCCGGCTCGACAACGCGGTCGAGGGGGCGAAGGGCGCGCTCAAGACCGGCGATCCGGAGCTGATCCAGAAGGCCCTGGACGAGCTCAACGGGGCCTACTCCGCGGCCGGCGCCTCGCTCTACCAGGCGGCCCAGTCGGCCCAGTCGGCCGGCGGCTCCACGGGGGAGGCCGGCGCGGCCGGCGCCACCGAGAAGCCCAAGGACGACGTGGTCGAGGCGGACTACGAGATCGTGGACGACACCAAGAAGTCGTAA
- a CDS encoding trypsin-like peptidase domain-containing protein: MSVRTLNWLKFGSLITLAFALGLLFAGLLDLPSRGVAQERVRPAGIQTATAPAIPQARVLTELSDAFAAVSEQVRPSVVFIRSQRTEKARRLPPGMEQFFHGQPRGPQVERGSGSGFIVSADGYILTNNHVVEGAEKVTVRLFDRREFTAKVIGSDPLTDVAVVKIDAPRLTPAAFGNSDNTRIGDWVLAVGNPLGDQFTFTVTSGIISGKGRRLDGLARSRAAIGDFIQTDAAINPGNSGGPLINVRGEVVGINSAIASETGTYMGYGFAIPINLARVVMNQLVTNGKVQRAALGIEVGDATENDAAYVGLKEIRGVVVGGFPQGVQSPAERAGLEQGDVIISIDGQPVNYVAQLQQLVGFRHPGETVKVEVARKGGIRKTFSVRLMEQTSDDSAAADEQEKPEAAPTDESVSFDELGISVQALTSQIAQQFELDRETRGVIVTEVDPNGPSYEQLFTPADNGPDIITAIEGKAVRTEADLKGAIRDAGKGAIVTLKVYNVRLERSRIIRIRLQ; the protein is encoded by the coding sequence ATGTCGGTTCGCACGCTCAATTGGCTCAAGTTCGGCAGCCTGATCACCCTCGCCTTTGCGCTCGGCCTGCTCTTCGCCGGCCTGCTCGACCTCCCCAGCCGGGGCGTGGCGCAGGAACGGGTCCGGCCCGCCGGCATCCAGACCGCGACCGCTCCCGCCATCCCGCAGGCGCGGGTGCTGACGGAACTCTCCGACGCCTTCGCGGCCGTCTCCGAGCAGGTCCGGCCGAGCGTGGTGTTCATCCGCAGCCAGCGGACCGAGAAGGCGCGCCGCCTGCCGCCGGGCATGGAGCAGTTCTTCCATGGCCAGCCGCGCGGCCCGCAGGTGGAGCGCGGCAGCGGTTCCGGGTTCATCGTCTCGGCGGATGGCTACATCCTGACCAACAACCACGTGGTGGAGGGCGCCGAGAAGGTGACGGTGCGGCTCTTCGACCGGCGTGAGTTCACGGCCAAGGTGATCGGGAGCGACCCGCTGACCGACGTGGCGGTGGTCAAGATCGACGCGCCCCGGCTGACCCCGGCGGCGTTCGGCAACAGCGACAACACCCGCATCGGGGACTGGGTGCTGGCGGTGGGGAACCCGCTCGGCGACCAGTTCACCTTCACGGTGACCAGCGGCATCATCAGCGGCAAGGGCCGCCGGCTCGACGGCCTGGCGCGCTCCCGCGCCGCCATCGGCGACTTCATCCAGACCGACGCGGCGATCAACCCCGGCAACTCGGGCGGGCCGCTGATCAACGTGCGGGGCGAGGTGGTGGGCATCAACAGCGCGATCGCCAGCGAGACCGGCACCTACATGGGGTACGGCTTCGCCATCCCGATCAACCTGGCGCGGGTGGTGATGAACCAGCTGGTGACCAACGGCAAGGTGCAGCGCGCGGCGCTGGGCATCGAGGTCGGCGACGCCACCGAGAACGACGCCGCCTACGTGGGCCTCAAGGAGATCCGGGGCGTGGTGGTGGGCGGCTTCCCCCAGGGGGTGCAGTCGCCGGCCGAGCGCGCGGGCCTGGAACAGGGCGACGTGATCATCAGCATCGACGGCCAGCCGGTGAACTACGTGGCCCAGCTGCAGCAGCTGGTGGGCTTCCGGCACCCCGGTGAGACCGTGAAGGTGGAGGTGGCCCGCAAGGGCGGCATCCGGAAGACCTTCTCCGTGCGCCTGATGGAGCAGACGAGCGACGACTCCGCGGCCGCCGACGAACAGGAGAAGCCCGAGGCGGCGCCGACGGACGAGTCGGTGTCCTTCGACGAGCTCGGCATCTCGGTGCAGGCGCTCACCTCGCAGATCGCGCAGCAGTTCGAGCTCGATCGCGAGACCCGGGGCGTGATCGTCACCGAGGTGGACCCGAACGGCCCGAGCTACGAGCAGCTCTTCACCCCGGCCGACAACGGGCCGGACATCATCACCGCCATCGAGGGCAAGGCCGTCCGCACCGAGGCCGACCTCAAGGGGGCCATCCGCGACGCCGGCAAGGGCGCGATCGTGACCCTCAAGGTGTACAACGTGCGACTGGAGCGGTCCCGCATCATCCGGATCCGGCTGCAGTAG
- a CDS encoding RNA polymerase sigma factor produces MSASDADLVLRARQGDLRAYAELVGRHRGGLQRYAHHLLGNHEEAEEALQDALLRAHRALAQCAHPDRFRSWLLAILINRCRTRLARPRPLPADGEDALDRVAAVDDAEGSAWREEIARALAALPADHREAFLLKHVEEFSYEEMAALTGASVPALKMRVSRACERLRHLLAGAYRG; encoded by the coding sequence ATGAGCGCGTCCGATGCCGACCTGGTGCTGCGGGCCAGACAGGGCGACCTGCGCGCCTATGCGGAGCTGGTCGGGCGCCACCGTGGCGGCCTGCAACGGTATGCGCATCACCTGCTCGGGAACCACGAGGAGGCGGAGGAGGCGCTTCAGGATGCCTTGCTCCGGGCGCACCGGGCGCTGGCCCAGTGCGCCCACCCCGACCGCTTCCGGTCGTGGCTGCTGGCCATCCTGATCAACCGGTGCCGGACCCGGCTGGCGCGGCCACGGCCGCTCCCCGCCGATGGCGAAGACGCGCTCGATCGGGTGGCAGCGGTGGACGATGCCGAGGGCTCCGCGTGGCGCGAGGAGATCGCGCGGGCGCTCGCGGCCCTGCCGGCCGACCACCGGGAGGCGTTCCTGCTCAAGCATGTCGAGGAGTTCAGCTATGAGGAGATGGCGGCCCTCACCGGCGCCTCCGTGCCCGCCCTCAAGATGCGGGTGAGCCGGGCCTGCGAACGCCTGCGGCACCTGCTCGCCGGGGCCTACCGTGGCTGA
- a CDS encoding isoamylase early set domain-containing protein, which produces MAAPQAAQVALIGDFNDWDPRANPLRRQAGEWSVTLRLPPGRYRYAFVLDGRRWVADPETPQAEDEFDTPTSAITISH; this is translated from the coding sequence ATGGCGGCACCCCAGGCCGCGCAGGTGGCGCTGATCGGCGACTTCAACGACTGGGATCCGCGCGCCAACCCGCTGCGCCGGCAGGCCGGCGAGTGGTCGGTCACGCTCCGGCTGCCCCCGGGCCGCTATCGCTACGCCTTCGTGCTCGATGGCCGGCGCTGGGTCGCGGACCCGGAGACCCCGCAGGCCGAGGACGAGTTCGACACCCCGACGTCCGCGATCACCATCAGCCACTGA
- a CDS encoding glycogen-binding domain-containing protein, whose protein sequence is MRRGPLVLMLALTGGRPAAAQLAGRVDVGLGGASLPGHGQVSHWSVAPALRLEGMRLRLGLSADYRDFGRLGQGATGSTTASWFPTGPRALRLELAGALRAQGGRGLADRAAGEAGPRLHLARAGRGFWLGGFAGADAEGPTFHWEAAWWRRWGAFSLQLLGRQSSQSVTVSLSNPIDTLTPLPDTLPQRRKESRILTSLGGWLSWQGRRLELRAAGGVRLGLVEPGLIPPIPGDGTRLGTAGQRSRSEGWWQAEAAYWITDRVAIASTVGREPGDASLLTPGGVFLRMSLRAALGRRPSEAVPLVPVRGALVVTRVNARTIEFALPLDGVTRVELMGDFTDWRPVQLEADGRGSWRVRLPVEPGLHRVNVRYDGGEWRVPAGTRAVRDEFGELSGELVIGSG, encoded by the coding sequence ATGAGGCGGGGACCGCTGGTCCTGATGCTCGCCCTGACCGGCGGACGGCCGGCGGCCGCGCAGCTCGCCGGTCGGGTGGACGTGGGACTGGGAGGCGCCTCGCTGCCGGGACATGGCCAGGTCTCCCACTGGTCCGTGGCCCCCGCACTGCGGCTCGAGGGGATGCGGCTCCGGTTGGGGCTGTCCGCCGACTACCGGGACTTCGGGCGCCTGGGGCAGGGCGCGACCGGGTCGACCACCGCCTCGTGGTTTCCCACCGGCCCCCGAGCGCTGCGGCTGGAGCTGGCGGGCGCCCTGCGCGCGCAGGGTGGCCGGGGCCTGGCCGACCGCGCGGCCGGCGAGGCGGGGCCGCGGCTGCACCTGGCCCGGGCCGGGCGCGGTTTCTGGCTCGGCGGCTTCGCGGGAGCCGACGCCGAGGGCCCGACGTTTCACTGGGAGGCGGCGTGGTGGCGCCGGTGGGGCGCGTTCTCCCTCCAACTGCTGGGCCGGCAGAGCAGTCAGTCGGTCACGGTGTCCTTGAGCAATCCCATCGACACCCTCACGCCCCTCCCGGACACCCTGCCGCAGCGCCGGAAGGAAAGCCGGATCCTCACCAGCCTTGGGGGTTGGCTCTCGTGGCAGGGGCGGCGCCTGGAGCTGCGGGCGGCGGGCGGAGTGCGGCTCGGCCTGGTCGAGCCGGGCCTGATCCCTCCGATCCCGGGGGACGGGACCCGCCTGGGCACGGCCGGGCAGCGGTCCCGCTCCGAGGGCTGGTGGCAGGCGGAGGCGGCGTACTGGATCACGGACCGGGTGGCCATCGCCAGCACCGTGGGCCGCGAGCCCGGAGACGCCTCCCTGCTGACCCCCGGCGGCGTGTTCCTCCGCATGAGCCTGCGCGCCGCGCTCGGGCGGCGCCCGAGCGAGGCCGTACCCCTCGTCCCGGTGCGCGGGGCCCTGGTCGTGACGCGAGTGAACGCTCGGACCATCGAGTTCGCCCTGCCTCTCGACGGGGTCACCCGGGTGGAGCTGATGGGGGACTTCACGGATTGGCGCCCGGTCCAGCTCGAGGCCGACGGCCGCGGGAGCTGGCGGGTGCGGCTGCCGGTGGAGCCGGGGCTGCACCGGGTGAACGTGCGCTATGACGGGGGGGAGTGGCGGGTGCCCGCGGGCACCCGGGCGGTGCGCGACGAGTTCGGGGAGCTGTCCGGCGAGCTGGTGATCGGGTCGGGCTAG
- a CDS encoding response regulator — protein sequence MRRALRAFFERSGFAVAEAASATDALRYVAEGGVADAVVSDVLMPEVSGLDFYDRLMQLAPALAHRVVFLTGAARDPRVHGPIEQRGVPLISKMDDLLLVVDAVRLAVLRRTTAATRVAATGEFRPVGG from the coding sequence ATGCGCCGTGCCCTGCGGGCGTTTTTCGAGCGCTCCGGCTTCGCCGTGGCGGAAGCCGCCTCGGCCACCGACGCCCTCCGCTACGTGGCGGAGGGCGGCGTGGCCGATGCCGTCGTCAGCGATGTCCTGATGCCGGAGGTCAGCGGGCTCGACTTCTACGATCGGCTCATGCAGCTCGCCCCGGCGCTGGCGCACCGCGTGGTCTTCCTCACCGGTGCCGCCCGCGACCCGCGGGTCCACGGGCCGATCGAGCAGCGCGGGGTGCCGCTCATCTCCAAGATGGACGACCTGCTGCTCGTGGTGGATGCCGTGCGCCTGGCGGTGCTCCGCCGGACCACCGCCGCGACGCGCGTGGCCGCCACCGGCGAGTTCCGCCCGGTCGGCGGCTAG